In a single window of the Acyrthosiphon pisum isolate AL4f chromosome X, pea_aphid_22Mar2018_4r6ur, whole genome shotgun sequence genome:
- the LOC100164478 gene encoding zinc finger protein 239-like, with translation MERVCNKQYWCDVCEKLFAHRNSLTNHKRTHTGEKPYPCDVCDKSFRRNTHLTVHKRTHTGEKPYPCDVCDKSFAQNGALTVHKRTHTGEKPYPCDVCDRWFVKSSDLTVHKRSHTGEKPYPCDVCDRWFVKSSDLTVHKRSHTGEKPYPCDVCDKSFAQNSALTVHKRTHTGEKPYPCDICDRSFIRNSHLTVHKRTHTGEKPYPCDVCDKLFAQSSTLTVHKRTHTGEKPYPCDVCDRWFVSNSELTVHKRTHTREKPYSCGICDKSFAQSNNLTNHRRSHTGEKLYPCTMCDKSFSQSGNLTVHQRTHTVEKQ, from the coding sequence ATGGAGCGTGTGTGCAATAAACAATACTGGTGCGATGTATGCGAAAAACTGTTCGCTCACAGAAATAGTCTGACTAATCACAAGCGGACGCACACGGGAGAGAAGCCATACCCGTGTGATGTATGCGATAAATCGTTCAGAAGGAATACCCACCTGACGGTTCACAAGCGGACGCACACGGGAGAGAAGCCATATCCGTGTGACGTATGCGATAAATCGTTCGCTCAGAACGGTGCTTTGACAGTTCACAAACGAACGCACACGGGAGAGAAACCATACCCGTGTGACGTATGTGACAGATGGTTCGTTAAAAGTAGTGACCTGACGGTTCACAAGCGGTCGCACACGGGAGAGAAGCCATATCCGTGCGACGTATGTGACAGATGGTTCGTTAAAAGTAGTGACCTGACGGTTCACAAGCGGTCGCACACGGGAGAGAAGCCATATCCGTGCGACGTATGCGATAAATCGTTCGCTCAGAACAGTGCTTTAACAGTTCACAAACGAACGCACACGGGAGAGAAACCATACCCGTGTGATATTTGTGACAGATCGTTCATTAGAAACAGTCACTTGACGGTTCATAAGCGGACGCACACGGGAGAGAAGCCATACCCGTGTGACGTATGTGATAAATTGTTCGCTCAGAGCAGTACTTTGACAGTTCACAAACGAACGCACACGGGAGAGAAGCCATACCCGTGTGACGTATGTGACAGATGGTTCGTTAGTAACAGTGAGTTGACAGTTCATAAGCGGACACACACGAGAGAGAAACCATACTCGTGTGGCATATGCGATAAATCCTTTGCTCAGAGCAATAACTTAACGAATCACAGGCGATCACACACAGGAGAGAAGCTATACCCGTGTACCATGTGTGATAAATCTTTTTCTCAAAGTGGTAATCTAACAGTACATCAGAGGACGCACACAGTAGAGAAGCAATAA